In Ferviditalea candida, a single genomic region encodes these proteins:
- a CDS encoding branched-chain amino acid ABC transporter permease, which produces MLEMLGMQLFTGLSLGLVFVLLALGLNLILGLMGVVNFVHGAFFMIGAYMTFTLAPKIGFGFAILIGALLVGFIGILIEVPMIRRVYSRIPEYGLLLTFGMTLIIEQLTRIIWGDFPQPISPPSFLAGGINLGFMEFPMYRFFVMLITLVIIGAVWLFLTKTNFGMVIRAGIEDRLMVGALGVNLPLTFTIVYGIGAALGAIAGAIASPLYGVSPSMGGEFIIYAFIVVIVGGIGSFWGSIAGGLLVGIVQSLVVLIWSPAQQMSSFIILALVLLLRPRGLFGVEGALD; this is translated from the coding sequence ATGTTGGAGATGCTGGGAATGCAGTTGTTCACCGGATTATCCCTGGGTCTCGTTTTTGTACTCCTCGCATTGGGGTTAAATTTGATTCTTGGATTAATGGGTGTCGTCAATTTTGTGCATGGCGCTTTTTTCATGATTGGAGCTTATATGACATTTACCCTGGCGCCCAAAATTGGATTTGGATTTGCTATCCTTATTGGTGCGCTGCTCGTTGGCTTCATCGGTATTCTGATTGAAGTTCCGATGATTCGCAGGGTTTATTCACGCATTCCCGAATACGGACTGTTATTGACTTTCGGTATGACTTTGATCATCGAACAATTAACCCGAATCATTTGGGGTGACTTTCCGCAGCCGATATCTCCTCCGTCTTTTCTCGCGGGAGGTATCAACTTGGGCTTTATGGAATTTCCAATGTACCGCTTTTTCGTCATGCTGATTACCCTCGTGATCATTGGAGCGGTTTGGTTATTCCTGACAAAAACCAATTTCGGAATGGTCATTCGCGCCGGAATTGAGGATCGTTTGATGGTCGGCGCGTTGGGTGTGAATCTTCCCTTAACCTTTACAATCGTATATGGTATCGGTGCGGCCCTCGGCGCAATAGCCGGCGCTATTGCTTCTCCTTTATACGGGGTTTCCCCGTCAATGGGCGGAGAATTTATCATTTACGCATTTATCGTGGTTATCGTCGGCGGTATCGGAAGCTTTTGGGGCTCGATTGCCGGCGGACTGTTGGTGGGAATTGTGCAAAGCCTTGTCGTTTTGATTTGGAGCCCGGCACAGCAGATGTCAAGCTTTATCATATTGGCGCTCGTCTTGCTGCTGCGTCCTAGAGGATTGTTCGGTGTAGAGGGGGCATTAGATTGA
- a CDS encoding branched-chain amino acid ABC transporter permease has translation MSIKRILIHPLFLFAVALYILPYFMVYTGSFVDLASSIIIYGLLAMGFNFLFGHTGDLSFGHGLFFTFAGFTAGNIALHFSSNLFLTLILGVLSSVVIGAIVGGLAVYRSKGIYFSMITLAFGQVFFYIGYSSRGFTGGENGLGGIPKPNILGLNLSDPPTFYYTAAVFVFIGAYVLYRIANSPFGKVCRAINANKNRPEFLGYDVKKYRFKAFLVSSAIAGYAGVLSVYHIGYMSSQSSHWSASGEIVMMSVLGGINNLFGPVIGALMFKYLEDILSGYTNYWFLPVGIIFVFFVLVAPKGIAGLLQPLYEKLAQKLGINVNALPEKDPQGTADIEPHKKEVSA, from the coding sequence TTGAGTATCAAACGTATTCTCATTCATCCATTATTCTTGTTCGCAGTCGCCCTATACATCCTTCCCTATTTTATGGTGTATACGGGAAGCTTTGTGGATTTGGCTTCGAGTATCATTATCTACGGCTTGTTGGCAATGGGCTTTAATTTCTTATTCGGACACACGGGCGATCTTTCTTTCGGTCACGGATTGTTTTTCACCTTTGCCGGATTTACCGCAGGGAATATAGCTCTTCATTTTTCTTCAAATTTGTTCCTTACTCTTATCCTTGGGGTGCTTTCTTCAGTCGTCATAGGGGCCATCGTTGGCGGTCTGGCGGTTTACCGCAGCAAAGGAATTTATTTTTCGATGATCACGTTGGCTTTCGGTCAGGTCTTTTTCTATATCGGATATTCCAGCAGAGGTTTTACCGGTGGGGAAAACGGTCTTGGCGGAATACCCAAGCCGAATATCCTTGGACTGAATTTGTCCGACCCGCCTACTTTTTATTACACAGCTGCCGTATTTGTGTTTATTGGCGCATATGTTCTTTATCGAATTGCCAATTCGCCGTTCGGCAAGGTTTGCAGAGCGATCAACGCGAATAAAAACCGGCCGGAGTTTCTCGGATACGATGTGAAAAAATACCGATTTAAAGCTTTTCTGGTATCCTCCGCAATAGCCGGTTATGCCGGGGTTCTCAGCGTATACCACATCGGATACATGTCTTCCCAATCCTCTCATTGGTCCGCCTCCGGGGAAATTGTCATGATGTCGGTTCTCGGCGGGATCAACAATTTGTTCGGCCCGGTTATCGGAGCGTTGATGTTCAAGTATCTGGAAGATATTTTGTCCGGATACACGAATTATTGGTTTCTGCCGGTTGGAATTATCTTTGTTTTCTTCGTCTTGGTTGCTCCCAAAGGAATTGCGGGACTGTTACAGCCGCTTTATGAAAAGCTCGCCCAAAAATTGGGTATAAATGTAAACGCTTTGCCGGAAAAAGATCCTCAAGGAACAGCAGATATTGAACCGCATAAGAAGGAGGTTTCGGCATGA
- a CDS encoding ABC transporter ATP-binding protein: MKELFKTENLVKNFGSFTATNDVNLSIREGELHAIIGPNGAGKTTLFNLLTGAIKPTSGKILLRGEDITGLSPHEIAQKGVARSFQISNVFLGLTVFENVRISVQAKRGTASFSIFRKPKYLKDIVNRTWEILERTGLAKHASTSAELLSHGDTRRLELALVLGIEAPVILLDEPLAGMSPEESREAMELIKDISRDHSVVMVEHDMDMVFNNVDSITVLERGAILTTGTPDEIKNNEEVQKIYLGALH, translated from the coding sequence ATGAAGGAACTGTTTAAAACGGAAAATTTAGTAAAGAACTTCGGTTCTTTTACCGCAACCAATGATGTGAATTTATCGATTCGAGAGGGAGAGCTTCACGCCATTATCGGTCCCAACGGAGCAGGAAAGACGACGCTTTTCAATTTGCTTACCGGCGCGATCAAGCCGACATCGGGAAAGATTTTGTTAAGAGGAGAAGATATCACGGGATTATCTCCTCATGAAATTGCCCAAAAAGGCGTGGCCAGATCGTTTCAAATCAGCAATGTATTTTTGGGATTAACCGTTTTTGAGAATGTGCGGATTTCCGTTCAAGCCAAACGTGGTACGGCTTCGTTTTCGATTTTTAGGAAACCGAAATATCTAAAGGACATTGTCAATCGCACATGGGAAATTCTTGAACGCACTGGGTTAGCCAAACACGCGAGCACGAGCGCGGAACTGCTTTCACACGGAGATACGCGAAGACTTGAACTGGCTTTGGTCTTAGGCATTGAAGCTCCCGTCATCTTGCTTGACGAGCCGCTGGCGGGAATGTCGCCGGAAGAAAGTAGAGAGGCGATGGAGTTAATTAAGGATATTTCGCGGGATCATTCGGTTGTCATGGTTGAGCATGACATGGATATGGTGTTCAATAATGTGGATTCTATCACGGTATTGGAAAGAGGAGCCATACTAACGACAGGGACCCCGGATGAAATAAAAAATAACGAAGAAGTGCAAAAAATTTATTTGGGGGCGTTGCATTAA